CATAACAAAACAGATGTCCTGCTCTTAACCATTTAGAACTTAGAAGGTTATACTGTACTACGTTTTATATAATTTCACTGTACTTAAAAGTAAATAATGAATAGTCTAAGGTCAGTTTCATGCCTGTTTATGTATTAATGTAAGGCCCATTATCAAATAATTTTACTAAAGTGTTGTGAGTAAAGGCATAATGATCTAAACAGGTTAAATGTTTTCAACACAGGGCAGGCATTCCAAGCCAAATGTCACAATCTAAGCTTAAATAGAAAATGCATCAACAGATCCGTAACTGACTTTCTATAGTATTTACTAATAGAATTTTCTAATAAGTAGTGTTAGAGGTTCTCTGAATCTCTATTGAAAGCTTGGCGGGAGTATTTACAGGTGGAAATACctgttgaaaattatttttaaaaagtgtGCAGAAGAGCTCAGGGTTTGACCACTCATTTAAAGCTTCTATAGTAGAACTGGTGGATGAGGGTTTATATCACCTCTGAAATACTGTGTAAAATTAACCCTGGTATTCACAGCATATGTAGTGGGTGTGGAGGGGGAAAAGGGACATTCATTCACCATATCTGGAAATGTTCAAGAATGAAGGAATTTAGACATCCATTTCTCTTTGTATGTATAGTCTGATTCACTTTGTCTTTTAAATTTACATCTACAGTGCCTGTAAATGTATCTATATTGTATAATATTTCTGTCGAAACTCCATAAACATATATTGCAAAAAAAAGCACAGTTAGAAGTAGTATTTATGTCCTTTACCGAAGTAAAACTACTAAtagcaaaatatgaaaatacagcaCTACAAGTTTTAAAACCTCACTTAAGTAAAAGTCTTTAACTGTTGGTAAAATGTACTTAAAGCAGCGTGTGACTTtcataaaaaagtttttttttcaaatttgtaaaacccgagtgatatcactaatccattagtctttctgtgcttacacacctgaatcacttccctcacggtgaacaacttccaAGATGACTCCATGagaaacacagtctgcttgtttacgtAAAAAACTgcaacgtcactcgggcctttttggaaattttgtcgcgaagtgtattgtgggaatgggaattccacacagcagcgGTTTTGCTGTTTCtatgtgagtgctgaacccaaatgtggcctttacctccatccaccgattagactcattctttaaaacgaccctggtggactgtatggTTTCACATTGTAGCGGTCTGGCTTGTTTTCTtactgaatctgtgagaaactgctttcgcttcccacaatgcacttagtgacaaaatttccgaaaaggcccaagtgatgtttcagtttgttatgtaaacaagcggactgtgtttatgatggagtcaacttcaaagttgttcattgtgagggaagtgattcaggtgcgtaagcacAGAAAAACTAATGAATTAGTGATAGTTAGgatatcacttgggttttataaACTtggaaaaaatttgtgatgaaagtcatacgctgcttttaAGTATGAAAAGTTACCAtgttcattgtgcagtaaaatgttcCCAGTCATTGTTTTACTAATACATGATATTTTAGATTCTGAATGCATATGTATGTTacattttcctgctgtacatgtttaaggttgagctcatttgagCTACTTCATAAACTGTTGATAGTTTAATCTAAAGTGATGTGTCATATTCTACAAGATCAGTATATGTTTGTAGCTTCACTTGTGTTTGTAGCTTCACTATAAATCTCTAAAAAGTCAGGCCAGAAAATCAGACCTGTTTTTAGCTTGTGATGGTGATTTTTCCAGCAAATCAGAGTAATTAAAGGGATTATCTAGTTTAAGAAAGGGAGGGGGGGGTTCTCAACACATGAAGGAGCACGCCATCTTTTAGTTTATCACAAACCTTCAAAATCAACATGTGATTTTTACAGCTGTGTGATTTTTGCCcttgccacagggtattgtcattagTGTGTCCATTcatctgtatgtctgtgtgtcgGTCCGTATGTGCAgaaactttggtgtggactgaaggccgagggttttcaagtgcgggcacgttatgtttttttctgtagAAGAAATAGATGACAAACTATAATACTGAAAAGTAACTAAACCTACCAGATAAGTAACACAGTAAAAGCACAGTATaagcctctgagatgtagtggagcagAAGAAGAAAGCTGCAGAAAATACAAATGATCAATTACCTGAAGCCTTTGTTCAGACTTTGTTCCATTCTTTGTTTTAAAATGTGGTCTTTCTTTGTTCCACAGGGAGTTTCTTGCAGTGGTTGGCTCAGAGAAGGTCAGGGCGACCAACATTAACTGTGAGGTGTTGTCCACAGTGAAACATGACAAGTCTGAACCTGTAGTTGATATTACATATGGTGAGTAATACTGATCTGTGACAGTGTGATTATGACTTTGGCTTTGGAAAAGCTCTTTACGCTGCtcacaatgttaaaaagtaccTCAAACATCTTGGTGACATAGCAGTTgtgcaattcaattcaattcaattttatttgtatagcccaatatcacaataaGTGACAAGTTGTGCAAGTGTGTGTACTGTTTTTTGAAGGGCCATTTATCTATTAGTTTGCGTAGGGTTAAGTACTTATCAAACTGTTCAATTCAGTGCCCATGTCAGTCATAGAACTGAAGACATGGCAGTtttgaatgaaataataaaacagaattaCAGTTAAGCAGAAGGCCATGTTCAGACCTTGCCTTACGATTGGTCCAGTTTAAAATGCATCAGCATCATTTGAGTGTGTCCCCAAATGTGTCTTGAGTAATCATTTGTTTGCTTATGACTTACCCTCttgaaatgcaaataaacaagAACATCTATAGCCTGAAATACAGTTCACGGTGTCGATAAAAAGCACAAGTGTTAGAGCGGAGTTTGTTCTGCCAAACGCTTACTGTGTGATGTGATGCCATGAATTGGTCACTACACCTTAAATGTTAATGTAGAAAGTAACTCTGACTATCCTATGTTGTACTGTCACTCTTAATGACATAcacttaaaacatttttatgaatatctgcTGGAATGTGAGGATTCTGTATTGGCACATCATGTGAATGGACACAGAGTTTTACTAACACAAGACACATCACCTGAGTATTCAGTCCATTATGTCCCAGGACACAActaagttcagttcagtttagtttatttcaaatatgcaacaaaacaaagtaatcctaccttagtcagtccctccagaaaaatgtgggGAAAAATCTTTGATTATGCAATGGAATATGCAGGGTTTTTATGGGATGTTAGGCAGTGAAACTGtgggaatttgcaaaaaatgaaCTTGCAACTTGAACTTGAACTTGCAAAAGAGTGcgggaactggaaaaacatgcatttcaatgaaaaaacaccCTGTTCTAGCTAGGCTACTACTtaatgaaaaatgtctaattacatcctatgataaccaaacatataaatgaaataaaatatataaaatataaaataattgcTTTCTGCTCCACAAAAGTGAGGTAGAACTGGCCATCTGTTACTAGGCTATTATAGCCTTTATGTTCATAGAACATTAATATCACTGCAGCACAAACTATTTTCAAATGTTTCGCACTGGAAAAGTGGCTCCAGCGTTGATTTTCTCTTATGTTCTTATGTACATAAGTGTACACATGTGCATGGGGTGTAAAATGGTATGCCCTGCTTTCATATAGAACATTGGGTACCGGTCTGCTCCatcttttgcagatatttttgtcggcaaatgagctgcatttttcatcattttgtacaattttttcTGTTAGTTTACCTTCTGTGGTTGCATGGGCCGATGACATTGTGTGGCgcatattacatcactacccgtgtcaagttacaatgcaatattttttaaactttatgcgGAAAAATGCAGGGGGTTATGAAATCATAACCCCCTGCATATTTTGCAtggaaatatgctattattgtgGTGAATATgtgccctttttgaaaaaatgcagACCCCAGCATAATGTGCAGTATTTGtttgattatgcattgaattgTGCGATCGCATAATCATGTTTTTCTAGAGGGACTGCctacaaataaaacagattaaaaaaaaaaaacatgaaaccttATAACAACATATAATGACTTCATTTGCGTATTCAAAAAGGAATGGGAGGAAGTTTAAAcatggatttttttccccttaataataaacaccttgaattaaaacatgcattttgtattatctttgtctaatatttaaatttgttttgatgatctgaaacatttaagtgtgacaaacatgcaaaaaaataagaaatcagGAAGTGGGCAAACACTTTTTCATACCACTGTATATACATCCTTAACagcaacacaaaatgaataaacaaaaaaaattattaaagtaaacaaaaacaagaatcaaaaacaaaacatgagaaACCAACCCCAAaccccccaccaccccaccccctttcaaaaaaacaaaagctaaacAGTAAACATCTGGAAGTACTCAGACACCTTCTACAATTTTATATCATATATAATCTAGGGATGTTCGGTCTCGTATTATTTATAAGATTGGATCAGATTGGATTTAGTGACAAGATCTGGCTGATCTggacccggttcggggggggACACACACATCCTGCCACTTTCACTTTAAGGTTTGGTAGTGATGAGAATTATTTGATCTGACCCAACCtaccccgcaaataaactgacattcttttgaccagCCCCAACCCCACTTATGAGTAACCTGCTGATTCacgcatcactaacgtacggcaTGGAACGCACCCCTGTATAGTACcaggacagacctgtccatagacacgctacggctgtggcaaacatacggcctgcaggCCAaacccagcccgccaaaggtcctaatttggcccacagtatgaatttggaaagtgcaaaaattatactaaagttattgaGGGTCAAAGGTGtcgtagttgttttagttcaggttccacattcagcccaactgtgatgTCAAATAAAATACTagtataacaacctataaataatgactccaaatttaaatccaaatttcactgtaaaaagtctgtattGGATCAGTATCAGATTAGTATTGACAAAGCTAACcctaaaaaaaaatcggatcggaagcaaaaaaagtCCAGACTGGGACATGACTAGTATAATCCCCTTTAAACTGCCAGCAGAGTTTGGACACATTCGTCCCAGGCCACTTCTGAATGTGTCCTGAATGCATTCGCTGTCGGAGTTAGAGCCTGTACCTGAATAAAAGCAACTAATGAGattaagaatgaatgaatgaatgaacccagctatgggttttctgtccacatttgtggacgagagtttcacaactttatacaaaaaggaaaagaaagctgtccaccacaaaggatattccataaaaactgtaaaaactgcatctgaaaaaactgttgcatcatgatgtttccaatataggcaccgatttaataaataacaaaaaagatattactttgctgacatttcctgggtctgaggaagttaagcaaaaaatcttgaattaacaactccaaatttttgtctttgttttagtgtagaaaataacattaaattatgaaaatatttacattacaaactatcctgtaacagtaaaatgtgaataacctgaacaaatatgaccaacctgaaatgtctaaagaaaattcagtccagtttgaactcttttcttcctgttcctcagtgtttagtgtctttgtagatctgatccagaatgcacatggactaatgagaagtggaggaagaagattgttaaaattgcactgatttttctgaagaaatttcatttttttcaggttattcacatcttttttgtttggatagttcataaaagtaagtattttcataatttaaagggtattttcctggtccggtccactgcagatcaaatcaggctgaatgtggaacttgacagaacatgagtttgagagccctgccctAGAAGATGTtccagaaaactgaagtaaaaagacATGACCTCTGTCCACGCTGGACTACTCCTCACAAATCCTCTTCATATGAGTCAGAGTTTTGTGCTGAGGTAGTATGTGCATCATATTCACCCAGCGGGACAATGAGTCAGGCGCTCGACAACAGCAGTCATGTCAGTCAGAGTTGAGCAGAACATTGTGGTCCGTGGGAGTATCCTGGTGTTCAGCTGATTTTTGCTCCAAGTTCACTTTTCACCTTATTGTTGTTGTACCTTCCCACACACAGAGGAGTCATTGTTGTCACAGTCAGAGTCACCTCACTGTGTCTTTGTCTTTAATACAGTGGATGGAGAGGTGCTGGTGATGAAGGGAGCCAAGCTGACCAGTAAGGAGATGCTGAGCACCTTTCAGTCCTGCTGTGTCGCCAAGGACCCACAAGCAAAAGCTGCAGCCAAAAAATAGTGTacaatgtttatatttatgtatgtgtgtattcttGGATGTTTGCAATAAAACTCAAATTCAAATGTGTTGGTTGTGCAATatttttaacccttccatgcatactggtcactccagtggacagctgttctatagctgttctcttgtatattcatggattttgttgttcttttttttctttttttttttttttttctttttacacatatctttattaaagttttaagacaccacatatcttttctgacatgaactggtaacattatgtagatctctcctgaccataaacccccagaatcacaagccctccccatagttttcacacaatttatcactaaattcatgtttctgtgcgccAAAAATAAGCatgtagtgtccagctgagtggacactttaGCAACTTAatcaaaaataggttcataagaaattttttttttcgttattattttttttaatgtattttttgaatgttttttgaattatttttatttattttatttatttatttatttttttcagaagaaatttttcaattgtattgtttttttcatgcgtaaagagggataaaaacactcaaataataacaatatgtatatgtatctaaatagactgacatgtacactttatttattcctattcttactttattttacctcttttttttttttcttttttaaccctttgatacatgaattatgaaaaccttagtcaagatttttttttcctgactgtttttattcctttttaggcatgaaaaaaaacccaatgtcaCTGAAATTTTTCATGAACCGGTTTTTTTATGGGgtttcaaaaatgtctactcagctggacaccatgcgtttaactTTTGAAGAAgggaaacgtgtatttaaaatacaatatcagaaagtgatatactgtgtgaaaactatgaaatatatatatatatatatattttaatgcagctaatctgatgttttctcacattttatcatactccaatacaagttattactcacttcatgaacatttatatatatatttttttactttttgtttaagacaactgtttattacagtctaataataaatagcaattgatttattcTCAAacctgtcactgcagatcaggtttatcaagtatttatcagtaatagtatgaatgtcagtgtatgggatggtgcataagtgtccactgtgtttgatatggaactaaaacaacaaaaaccatgaatatacaagagaccagctggagaagaactgtccactggactgaccagtttgcatgaaagggttaaaatgcacaTTTACAAGGTGAGCGAGAAACAGTGTGTcacttctctgtatgtcctgtataTTTTTTTTGAATTGACAAAGAATCTTTGAATGTTGAATGGAACTGGGGTTTGGGATGCACTTTTAGATCCTGAACCCATCTGTtctgctgatgtttttttttttttttttctttttgtgtgttacATCAATTGAAATGATCAGTAGGGGGTCATGTTGTGACCTTGCATGATTTGCTGTTTTttcctgattaaaaaaaagatcaTTCCAGCATTTGAGAGAACATTATGCAAGCTGTAACCTTTGGCACAGCAGGCTTAAATGCAATTTGGCACCGAGTTTTAAATGCAGCTCCACTGAATACTGGAAAAACCCCCTTTCACCCACTGCCAGAGAAGCAGAATCCTGTCTGTTCTGCTGGGTCGGCCGTGGCCCACCAGAACCCACGTTTATAGGTCAGACTGTCTTCATATACAAACACATGTACGACATCAAGTTTTGGAAAATGAACAACTGAAAAGGATCTGGTTTGTTCTGTTGATTTGTTGGTAGGTGTATCATGAATTCCTGTCTTTAAACCCTTgtagacctagaactatttttgtggcgacttccaaattaattttcctctacactgtaaaaaaaaaaaaaaacagtaaaaaaaaaactattattccggtagcaggggtgctgaaaaaatactgtaaaataacagaaaataaccatctaataaaaatatggtaattttccataattaaaatacagctttttgccctaactttacatgagatattgctttttttttttttttttttttaatgtttaataaagaatattttcatgtattaaaacaatcaaattacctatgtatatatatatatatatatatatatatatatatatatatatatatatatatatatatatatatatatatatatataattttcaatgagactcagttgtacaatccacttacagaacaaatacttctttaacagttaattgtcagtaattttttctggttttattatttttttcacagtattagactttaaattaacagtttaatctcataaatagaaaagaaatatttgtgaaattacaatacatttgcaaatgtattttaactgtatttttctgtgaaaaaagaaaaaatttctttaataacattttaattttttggttattcacagttatagttttgtgtgttattttacatttgacatgtaaaatcacagtctagttttgtcatttcattgatattttcctgtatctaaaaatacaggaaaaatctgtaaaataatcagtgaaaattctgttaaattacagattttttacagtgtatatctaATCTTTCCTAAGTAATTTACCACCAAATTAAAATcacattctctgcattttgcatttttaaatgaaaatcaggtattttccagtatgtaattcactgatcatgtagatgttcataaaacagaATCAATTGAAAGATTatattaaaacataaaactgagggaaaaagtggcattttcaagcaaaatatatcattaactgaacataaaaagaagtgttagaaccactgttatttatcaaacccTTCTGAATGTCCAGATCTGATATGTGATGACAATGACTGCTTAGAACAGGGCGGTCAAACTCCtgttccttcaggttccacattcagctacatttgatctgcagcgggtcggaccagtaaagtaataacagaatcacataaataatgacaactccaaatttttgtctttgttttagggtaaagaaaaaaaaaaaaatcatgaaattatgaaaatacttacttatattaactatccaaacaaaaaaatgtgaataacctgaaaaaactgagatttcttaagaaaaatcagtgcaattttctcagtcttcttcctccacttctcattagtccatgtgcattctggatcagatctacaaagacactaaacactgaggaacaggaagaaaagagttcaaactgagctgaattttctttagacatttgttAGACATTagacattgttcatatttgttcaggttattcacattttattgttccaggatagtttgtatatgtaaatgttttcataatttaatgttattttttgcgctaaaacaaagacaaaaaatttgaagttgttaattcaagatgttttgctaaactttctcagacccagctatgggttttctgtccacatttgtggacgagaggttcacaactttatacaaaaaaaaaaaaaaaaaaaaaaaagaaagaaagtaggaaaaggaaactgtccaccacaaaggacattccaaaaaaattttttaaaaactgcatctgaaaaaacggttgcatcatgtttccaatttaggcacttatttaataaacaaCAGAAAAGGATAtaactttgctgacatttcctggttctcaggaggataattgaagattttttgcttaattcaagattttttgctaaatttaagatttttttttttttttttgcttaatttaacattttttccttaattcaagcattttttttttttttttttttttttttgcttaattcaattcaagactatggaattttttacctttgcaaaaacatcccaagggccagattggaacctttggcatttggtccctgggccgcatgtttaagaCCCCTGGCTTAGAATGAAAGCTTAGAAATTGCCTTTTACATGACTATTTTCTATGTATTAATAGGGTTAATGGTTTTACAGATGTGAAACATTTAAATCAGAGGATGCTTTTGTTCTCTGGTGACTGTTTCGGTCTTTGAGGATTAACACAGCTGGGCAATAAAACCTGTGCAACTGAATAAATGCAAATGACTGTGGATTTTGTGACATTTTGGAGGGAGCTAAATAGTTATCATTCagcattcatttgtttttgtatgttttctgttAGTTTAGGTTTGTAAGTTACTATTGGAGCAAAATTCACATTCTAAAGCCgtaatctgtgcattttttcTTGACAGCCAAGCACATACACCCcgatttagaaagaaaaaaacacatgtagAGCTTTTGGAAATAATTGATTTTCACTATAAATTCAATCTAAAAGCTCTTCAACATAACCTTTAGAAGTTCACTTCTTTGAATTTTTTCTTCCCACTTAGTTTTTGGCATCAGACTTATGTTACTCATGACTAAATatagtgatgttttttttcttagatcTGCAAAGCAAACGTTTCATGTATCGTTCTCCAGAGTTTCTTCTCCCACGTGTGCACACAAGTAACCCCTGACTCAAGAACTGTTGACTGTTTTCACTTCTGTCACAGCAGAAGGAGAACGAGCTCACCCTTAACCCAAAgggcttttcttttttcttttttttttccctcaactttattgaaaatattcaggtatacaaaacatgtaaattttgaacaaacaaacatcaagatgtcaaaaagaaaaagcatttgaacaaatacatttaagaaaaaaaatgcatagatttaaagacacaaggcagaatagacaaataatagtattaaaaaacacaatataactaagaaaataaataaataaataaatgcatccgagagttcagtctattttaaagaattcctCATAAACTGTCAaggtgctagtgcttttttttttttgttaaagataaattctaaagatttaatatatttttcaaattccaactgGAAGATATGAAAATTCGGGGTgtgttttggtacatttatttttgtgtatttgaaatttaccaaataaaatcatcaaatttacaacaaattctaaattccgaatgtcatgttcaaaatatgtaattacattttgagatgttacagttattttttcattacttttagatatgatttatttttcaattttagaccagaagttaGAAGAGTGTTGGAGTAGTTTCAGGACAAGAATGACAAAAATTACACATTTCTTCCTCGtcacaaaactgagacaaaatagcATTGGAGGGATATACGCTATGTAAAATCTTCAGATgtataattctaattttgtttgtaatacagtatttatatgcaccataaaaaaatctgtaagttaacagaatttttatcatttattttacagatttttcctgtattttcaagatacaggaaaatatcaatgaaatgacaaaaacagagtgtgattttacatgtcagatggaaaataacatgaaaaaactgtaactgtgaataaccatgaaatttccattttttaaaagattttttttttcacagaaaaatacagttaaaatacatttgcaaatgtatcataatttcacaaatatttcttttctattcatgagattaaactattaatttaacgtttaatactgtaaaaaaaaataaaaaataaaaaaaataaaaagagataaaaaaaattactgacaattaaccataacagaagtatttgttctgtcagtttaacaagacttgtttgttaattgacaaatatcttgtgtaattacaggcgatttcacaacaaaaatgttgaataaatgtatttttgtgaatgtgtaacatgtataagcactgataaactgtccaaatacagtttttatcagtggattggacaactgagtctcactgaaaattatttatatatatttataagtaatttgattgttttaattcatgtaaatattctttattaaacattaaaaagtacaaaaaaaaaaaaaaaaaaaaagcaaaatctcatgtaaaattagggAAAAACTATATcttaattatgaaaaattactgtatttttatgagattttttttttttttttttttttttttttttttacagtgtgtgtaaaatctgtagatatgtatatataataattgtaattttgtttgtaatccaGTATTTATATGGTCATGTCCAGGCTTTTGACCCCTCAGTTTTACAGAGTTGAGTCCCATCATGTTTTACCTCTGGGGGAAACTTTCCTCTTTCCATGCAGTGCATTGTGCATATGCTTGTTATTCCAGCTCGAGTTAAAAATCCCAAAAGGCTTTTCCACCATGTACGCAAGTCCATGAGAAACGTCTGCGCCGATGGGCGGGACTTATGCGTGTGCGCGCTGTGACGCACCGGCCTGTGATTGGCTGAGAGCGCGTCCGTGGCTGTCCGGCAGGTCCTTTAAAAACGCCGTGTCCCTGTTCCCACAGTGGAACAGGGTCGAGTCCGGGGTTTGGAACACGGGTTAGCTGAGGATACCGTCACAGCAGAAGAGCGCAAACATGGTTGAGCAGTTTGTTGGGACGTGGAAGATGGTCTCCAGCGAGAACTTTGACGACTACATGAAGGCCATAGGTAGG
This DNA window, taken from Sphaeramia orbicularis chromosome 11, fSphaOr1.1, whole genome shotgun sequence, encodes the following:
- the mrpl53 gene encoding large ribosomal subunit protein mL53, whose protein sequence is MAAPGKTAVLLKAVKKIVVQFCPFESNARSTREFLAVVGSEKVRATNINCEVLSTVKHDKSEPVVDITYVDGEVLVMKGAKLTSKEMLSTFQSCCVAKDPQAKAAAKK